One Phocaeicola dorei genomic region harbors:
- a CDS encoding saccharopine dehydrogenase family protein, translated as MGKVLIIGAGGVGTVVAHKVAQNPDVFTDIMIASRTKSKCDAIVKAIGNPAIKTAQVDADNVDELVALFNSFKPEIVINVALPYQDLTIMEACLKAGVNYLDTANYEPKDEAHFEYSWQWAYKKRFENAGLTAILGCGFDPGVSGIYTAYAAKHHFDEMHYLDIVDCNAGNHHKAFATNFNPEINIREITQNGRYYEEGKWVTTKPLEYHKDLTYPNIGPRDSYLLYHEELESLVKNFPTIKRARFWMTFGQEYLTHLRVIQNIGMARIDEIDYNGVKIVPLQFLKAVLPNPQDLGENYEGETSIGCRIRGVKDGKERTYYVYNNCSHQEAYKETGMQGVSYTTGVPAMIGAMMFLQGLWKRPGVWNVEEFDPDPFMEQLNKQGLPWHEVFDGDLEL; from the coding sequence ATGGGTAAAGTATTAATTATCGGTGCAGGCGGTGTAGGTACTGTCGTAGCACACAAAGTGGCTCAGAATCCGGATGTATTCACTGACATCATGATCGCCAGCCGTACAAAATCAAAATGTGATGCAATCGTAAAAGCTATCGGCAATCCAGCTATTAAGACTGCACAGGTAGATGCGGACAATGTAGACGAACTGGTAGCCCTGTTTAATAGTTTCAAACCCGAAATCGTCATCAATGTAGCTCTGCCTTATCAAGATCTGACCATCATGGAAGCTTGTCTGAAGGCTGGAGTGAATTATCTGGATACAGCAAACTATGAACCGAAAGATGAAGCTCATTTCGAATACAGTTGGCAGTGGGCTTATAAGAAACGTTTTGAAAACGCAGGACTGACAGCTATACTGGGTTGTGGGTTCGACCCGGGAGTAAGTGGTATTTATACAGCCTACGCTGCAAAACATCATTTTGACGAGATGCACTACTTGGATATTGTGGACTGTAATGCCGGTAACCATCACAAAGCGTTTGCTACCAATTTTAATCCTGAAATCAATATCCGCGAAATTACTCAGAACGGACGTTATTATGAAGAAGGCAAATGGGTGACCACCAAACCATTGGAATACCACAAGGATCTGACTTATCCCAATATCGGTCCTCGTGATTCCTACTTGCTGTATCATGAAGAGCTGGAATCATTAGTTAAGAATTTCCCGACTATCAAACGTGCTCGCTTTTGGATGACTTTCGGTCAGGAATATCTGACTCATCTGCGTGTCATCCAGAATATCGGTATGGCCCGTATTGACGAAATAGATTATAACGGAGTGAAAATTGTTCCGTTACAATTCCTAAAAGCCGTACTCCCCAATCCACAGGATCTAGGAGAAAATTATGAAGGCGAAACTTCTATCGGATGCCGCATCCGAGGCGTAAAGGATGGCAAAGAACGTACTTACTATGTTTACAACAACTGTAGCCATCAAGAAGCTTACAAAGAAACTGGAATGCAGGGAGTGAGCTATACAACAGGAGTTCCTGCCATGATTGGAGCCATGATGTTCCTGCAAGGATTGTGGAAACGTCCAGGAGTATGGAATGTAGAAGAGTTTGATCCCGATCCATTTATGGAACAACTGAACAAACAAGGGCTGCCTTGGCATGAAGTATTTGATGGTGATTTAGAACTTTAA
- a CDS encoding META domain-containing protein: protein MKKLVLEMMAICAGALIVSCGSGKNMLSVSSLDGEWNITEVDGQKISTERMPFIGFDVAQKRIYGNSGCNRMMGSFEADSLKPGTLKFGQIGSTRMMCPDMKTEQMVLGALDKVTSFQTVSDKPSVITLCNQDGQPLMTLEKKAAPEVSLSDLSGEWVIELVNGKKIVGTAEVTPFIGFNLDESRIYGNMGCNTINGALTQEDGKPNSLRFDNVATTMMMCPDMETETIVLNALNETKSFSMKDNKVYLLGENGNELLVLKKR, encoded by the coding sequence ATGAAAAAACTAGTATTAGAAATGATGGCTATTTGTGCCGGAGCATTGATTGTATCTTGTGGTAGTGGAAAGAATATGTTGTCTGTTTCTTCTCTGGATGGGGAATGGAATATTACAGAGGTGGATGGACAAAAGATATCTACAGAGAGAATGCCTTTCATTGGTTTTGATGTAGCTCAGAAACGTATTTATGGAAATAGCGGATGTAACCGTATGATGGGAAGTTTTGAAGCCGACTCTCTGAAGCCAGGTACATTGAAGTTTGGACAGATAGGAAGTACCCGCATGATGTGCCCTGATATGAAGACTGAGCAGATGGTATTGGGTGCATTGGATAAAGTGACTTCTTTCCAGACGGTTTCTGACAAGCCTAGTGTGATAACTCTATGTAATCAAGATGGTCAGCCGTTGATGACTTTGGAAAAGAAGGCGGCTCCGGAAGTGTCACTGTCTGATCTTTCAGGAGAATGGGTTATTGAATTGGTGAATGGAAAGAAGATTGTAGGTACGGCTGAGGTAACTCCTTTTATCGGTTTTAATTTGGATGAAAGCCGCATTTACGGTAATATGGGCTGTAATACTATTAATGGTGCATTAACGCAGGAAGATGGAAAACCCAATTCTTTGAGATTTGACAATGTTGCTACTACCATGATGATGTGTCCTGATATGGAAACTGAAACTATTGTGCTGAATGCTTTGAATGAAACAAAAAGTTTCAGCATGAAAGATAATAAAGTATACTTATTAGGTGAAAATGGAAATGAATTGCTGGTGTTGAAGAAACGATAA
- the dnaK gene encoding molecular chaperone DnaK produces the protein MGKIIGIDLGTTNSCVSVFEGNEPVVIANSEGKRTTPSIVAFVDGGERKVGDPAKRQAITNPQRTIFSIKRFMGETWDQVQKEIARVPYKVVKGDNNTPRVDIDGRLYTPQEISAMILQKMKKTAEDYLGQEVTEAVITVPAYFSDSQRQATKEAGQIAGLEVKRIVNEPTAAALAYGLDKAHKDMKIAVFDLGGGTFDISILEFGGGVFEVLSTNGDTHLGGDDFDQVIIDWLVQEFKNDEGADLTKDPMAMQRLKEAAEKAKIELSSSTSTEINLPYIMPVDGMPKHLVKTLTRAKFEALAHNLIQACLEPCKKAMSDAGLSNSDIDEVILVGGSSRIPAVQELVEKFFGKTPSKGVNPDEVVAVGAAVQGAVLTDEIKGVVLLDVTPLSMGIETLGGVMTKLIDANTTIPARKSETFSTAADNQTEVTIHVLQGERPMASQNKSIGQFNLTGIAPARRGVPQIEVTFDIDANGILKVSAKDKATGKEQAIRIEASSGLSKEEIEKMKAEAEANAEADKKEREKIDKLNQADSMIFSTENQLKELGDKLSADKKAPIETALQKLKDAHKAQDLAAIDTAMAELNTAFQAASAEMYAQSGAQGGAQAGPGAGAGQQANQGSSSNNKEDIQDADFEEVK, from the coding sequence ATGGGAAAGATTATTGGTATTGACTTAGGAACCACAAACTCATGTGTTTCAGTATTTGAAGGTAATGAACCGGTAGTAATCGCAAACAGTGAAGGTAAACGTACTACTCCGTCTATCGTTGCATTTGTCGACGGTGGCGAACGTAAAGTAGGTGATCCTGCAAAACGTCAGGCAATCACTAACCCGCAACGTACTATTTTTTCTATCAAGCGTTTCATGGGTGAAACTTGGGATCAGGTACAGAAGGAAATAGCCCGTGTCCCTTATAAAGTAGTGAAAGGTGACAATAATACCCCACGTGTAGATATCGACGGACGTCTTTATACTCCGCAAGAAATTTCAGCTATGATTCTGCAGAAGATGAAGAAAACAGCTGAGGATTATCTGGGACAAGAAGTTACAGAAGCCGTTATCACCGTTCCGGCATACTTCTCGGACTCACAACGTCAGGCTACTAAAGAGGCTGGTCAGATTGCAGGTTTGGAGGTTAAACGTATTGTGAACGAACCGACAGCCGCTGCCTTGGCTTATGGGCTTGATAAGGCTCACAAAGATATGAAGATTGCTGTGTTCGACCTTGGTGGTGGTACATTTGATATCTCTATCCTTGAATTTGGTGGTGGTGTGTTCGAAGTACTTTCTACTAATGGTGATACTCATTTGGGTGGTGACGATTTCGACCAAGTGATCATTGATTGGTTGGTGCAGGAATTCAAGAATGACGAAGGTGCGGATTTGACAAAAGACCCGATGGCAATGCAGCGTTTGAAAGAGGCTGCAGAAAAGGCAAAAATTGAATTGTCTTCTTCTACTTCAACTGAAATCAACCTGCCATACATCATGCCCGTAGACGGTATGCCTAAGCACTTGGTTAAGACTTTGACCCGTGCTAAATTTGAAGCTTTAGCTCACAATTTGATTCAGGCTTGTCTTGAACCTTGTAAGAAAGCTATGAGCGATGCAGGTCTGAGCAACTCTGATATCGATGAAGTAATCCTTGTAGGTGGTTCTTCTCGTATTCCGGCTGTTCAGGAATTAGTAGAGAAATTCTTCGGCAAGACTCCTTCTAAGGGCGTGAATCCTGATGAAGTTGTTGCTGTAGGTGCTGCTGTTCAGGGTGCTGTTTTGACAGATGAAATCAAGGGCGTTGTATTGCTGGATGTTACTCCGTTGTCAATGGGTATCGAAACATTGGGTGGTGTAATGACTAAGTTGATTGATGCAAACACTACTATCCCGGCTCGTAAGAGTGAGACCTTCTCTACAGCTGCCGATAACCAGACTGAAGTGACTATCCATGTACTTCAGGGTGAACGTCCGATGGCTTCACAGAATAAATCAATCGGTCAGTTCAATTTGACTGGTATTGCTCCAGCTCGTCGTGGTGTTCCTCAGATTGAAGTAACGTTTGATATTGACGCTAACGGTATTTTGAAAGTATCTGCAAAGGATAAGGCTACCGGTAAGGAACAAGCTATCCGTATCGAAGCCTCCTCTGGTTTGAGTAAGGAAGAAATCGAAAAGATGAAAGCCGAAGCTGAAGCTAATGCAGAAGCAGACAAGAAGGAACGTGAAAAGATTGACAAATTGAATCAAGCTGATTCTATGATTTTCTCTACTGAAAATCAGTTGAAGGAATTAGGTGACAAGTTGTCGGCTGATAAGAAAGCCCCGATTGAAACTGCTCTTCAGAAACTGAAAGATGCTCATAAGGCACAGGATTTGGCTGCTATTGATACTGCCATGGCTGAACTGAATACAGCATTCCAGGCTGCCAGCGCTGAAATGTATGCTCAGAGTGGTGCACAAGGTGGCGCTCAGGCTGGTCCGGGTGCAGGTGCAGGACAACAGGCTAATCAAGGTTCTTCTTCTAATAACAAAGAAGATATTCAGGATGCAGATTTTGAGGAGGTGAAATAA
- a CDS encoding site-specific integrase — protein MKRLDYTKVSVKLKKSEWRDEWFIYLEAYPVYETGNDKPKRVREYLRRSITTPIWDKRRSERAVAGRIKYKPKRDDNGVIQCKSKQDMETCLYADGVRVLRQKEYDNMALFTDQQMEMAEQSERSKCNVLEYIEKLIKEREETASESIVVNWRRLHTLLSMFAKCDYIQFSQIDMKYIEAFRSFLIKAPQGGSKKGTISRNTASTYFSIFKAALKQAFVDGYLNCDIAAKAKNIMFQSARREYLSLEELNILAKTPCDDILKRAALFSALTGMRHSDIQKLKWSEVEEYNGGYRLNFTQQKTKGVEYMPISPQAYKLCGERKKDGELLVFAGLPDPSWISRPLERWVKASGITKHITFHCFRHTYATLQLANGTDIYTVSKMLGHTNVKTTQIYAKVIDKKKDEATEAFKLDIDE, from the coding sequence ATGAAAAGATTAGATTATACTAAAGTCTCCGTCAAATTAAAGAAAAGTGAGTGGAGAGATGAGTGGTTCATCTATCTTGAAGCTTATCCTGTTTATGAGACGGGAAATGACAAACCCAAACGAGTGCGTGAATATCTCAGGAGGTCTATTACTACCCCTATATGGGATAAACGACGAAGCGAGCGAGCCGTTGCTGGTAGAATAAAGTACAAGCCCAAGCGAGATGACAATGGCGTTATTCAGTGTAAATCCAAGCAAGATATGGAAACTTGCCTTTATGCGGATGGCGTTCGAGTCCTGCGTCAAAAAGAGTACGACAACATGGCTCTCTTTACTGACCAGCAAATGGAAATGGCAGAACAAAGCGAACGCTCAAAATGCAATGTTCTGGAGTATATTGAGAAGTTAATCAAAGAAAGAGAGGAAACTGCGTCAGAATCGATAGTTGTCAACTGGCGCAGATTGCACACACTGTTGTCAATGTTTGCCAAGTGTGACTACATACAGTTCTCGCAGATTGACATGAAGTATATTGAGGCATTCCGTTCCTTCTTGATAAAGGCACCGCAGGGTGGTTCTAAGAAAGGAACTATTTCAAGGAATACGGCATCGACGTACTTCTCTATCTTCAAGGCGGCACTCAAACAAGCTTTCGTGGATGGCTATCTGAATTGTGATATTGCTGCCAAGGCTAAAAATATCATGTTTCAGAGTGCTCGAAGAGAGTATCTGTCACTGGAAGAACTTAATATATTGGCAAAGACTCCGTGTGATGATATACTAAAACGGGCAGCCTTGTTCTCTGCACTGACAGGAATGCGACATAGCGATATTCAAAAGCTTAAATGGTCAGAGGTTGAAGAATACAATGGTGGGTACCGTCTCAATTTCACTCAGCAGAAGACTAAGGGCGTTGAATACATGCCTATATCGCCACAGGCATACAAGCTTTGCGGTGAGCGCAAGAAAGACGGAGAACTGTTGGTGTTTGCCGGACTGCCTGACCCTTCATGGATATCTAGGCCTTTGGAACGGTGGGTAAAAGCATCAGGGATTACCAAGCACATCACCTTTCATTGCTTCCGCCACACCTATGCAACGTTACAATTGGCTAACGGTACAGACATATATACCGTAAGCAAAATGTTAGGGCATACCAATGTAAAAACCACGCAAATCTACGCAAAAGTAATTGACAAGAAGAAAGATGAAGCTACAGAAGCTTTTAAGTTGGACATAGATGAATAG
- a CDS encoding helix-turn-helix domain-containing protein: MEENSIRFEDIPNAITGVLKKLSSLEDKIDGIYELVQSEKEETWFTVAELCAYLPTHPVEHTIYCWTSNREIPFHKRGKRIMFLKSEIDEWLQGTKGKSKNEIQREAEEYVLSTQRKNRRLI; this comes from the coding sequence ATGGAAGAAAATAGTATAAGATTTGAAGATATTCCCAACGCTATAACGGGGGTACTGAAAAAGCTGTCATCATTAGAAGACAAGATTGATGGTATATATGAACTTGTTCAATCAGAAAAAGAAGAAACATGGTTTACGGTTGCTGAATTATGTGCTTATCTCCCAACACATCCGGTAGAGCATACCATATATTGCTGGACAAGCAATCGGGAAATACCGTTTCACAAGAGAGGCAAACGCATCATGTTCCTCAAATCTGAGATAGATGAATGGCTTCAAGGAACCAAGGGCAAATCGAAGAACGAGATTCAAAGAGAAGCAGAGGAATATGTACTATCTACACAAAGAAAGAATAGACGGCTAATATAA
- a CDS encoding helix-turn-helix transcriptional regulator, translating into MNERHFRLYERIVAIEDSLEALGPIDKLIERIEELEKMVKQTKTVLGFDEACKYIGVSESLLYKLTAAKEVPHYKPRGKMLYFNREEIDKWLLQNKQEVIGMVTKIEIDNPKE; encoded by the coding sequence ATGAATGAAAGACATTTTAGACTCTATGAGCGAATTGTCGCAATAGAAGACAGTTTGGAGGCTTTGGGACCTATTGACAAACTAATAGAGCGAATCGAGGAATTGGAGAAGATGGTCAAGCAGACCAAAACCGTCTTGGGGTTTGACGAAGCATGTAAGTATATTGGTGTTTCTGAAAGCCTGCTATACAAACTTACAGCCGCAAAAGAAGTTCCACACTATAAGCCAAGGGGAAAAATGCTGTATTTTAATAGAGAAGAAATCGACAAGTGGCTGCTCCAAAACAAACAAGAGGTCATTGGAATGGTAACGAAAATAGAAATTGATAATCCGAAAGAATGA
- a CDS encoding AAA family ATPase, translating into MEENNKHVQPNSKEEGVQRLNRILSESLIKATDTYKTPPQIIWVDNSSIATLGNFSASTGKAKAKKTFNVSALVAASLANGKVLNYRASLPEGKRKILYVDTEQSRYHCHNVLERILKLAGLPTSIDNENLDFICLREYTPSVRIEVIDYALAQDQSYGLVIIDGIRDLLLDINNAGESVEVINKMMEWSSKYDLHIHCVLHQNKGDNNVRGHIGTEMNNKAETVLVITKSTTNPDISEVKAMHIREKEFKPFAFTVNEEGLPEIVEHTPEKEEGDKQPSRFTYQDLTSEQHNEALTAAFKEKPIKGFDRMVEELTQAYADIGFKRGRSVIIKMLKYLINEQKLIVKRDNHYYFGYTPAEIDLFHEEE; encoded by the coding sequence ATGGAAGAAAATAACAAACATGTACAGCCTAACTCAAAAGAGGAAGGAGTACAGCGTCTCAATCGCATATTGAGCGAATCGTTGATAAAGGCAACAGATACTTATAAAACACCTCCTCAGATTATATGGGTTGATAATTCCAGCATAGCCACATTGGGCAACTTCAGTGCTTCTACTGGTAAGGCAAAGGCGAAAAAGACCTTCAACGTGTCTGCCTTGGTAGCCGCTTCCCTCGCCAACGGCAAGGTACTGAACTATCGCGCCAGTCTGCCAGAGGGGAAACGCAAGATACTGTATGTAGATACGGAGCAGAGCCGCTATCACTGCCATAATGTGCTGGAGCGCATCCTGAAGCTCGCTGGTCTACCTACAAGCATCGACAACGAGAACCTTGACTTTATCTGTCTGAGAGAGTACACGCCCTCCGTCAGGATAGAGGTCATAGACTATGCGCTTGCCCAAGACCAAAGCTATGGACTGGTCATCATCGACGGAATCAGAGACCTGCTTCTCGACATCAACAATGCGGGAGAATCGGTCGAGGTCATCAACAAGATGATGGAATGGTCATCAAAGTATGACCTGCACATCCATTGCGTATTGCATCAGAACAAGGGCGACAATAACGTGCGCGGGCATATCGGTACGGAGATGAACAACAAGGCAGAGACGGTGCTTGTCATCACCAAGAGCACCACCAATCCCGACATCAGCGAGGTGAAGGCGATGCACATCCGTGAGAAGGAGTTCAAGCCGTTTGCCTTTACAGTCAATGAGGAAGGGTTGCCAGAGATTGTCGAGCACACGCCGGAGAAGGAAGAAGGTGACAAGCAACCGTCAAGGTTTACTTACCAAGACTTGACATCCGAACAGCATAACGAGGCGCTGACGGCTGCATTCAAGGAGAAACCTATCAAAGGATTCGATCGCATGGTGGAGGAATTAACGCAAGCCTATGCAGACATTGGCTTTAAGCGTGGCAGAAGCGTCATCATCAAAATGCTGAAATACCTGATTAACGAGCAAAAGCTCATAGTGAAGCGGGATAATCATTACTATTTCGGATATACACCTGCCGAGATTGACCTGTTCCATGAAGAGGAATAA
- a CDS encoding toprim domain-containing protein — MNIEQSKKLSIIDFLDKENVTLKKKKGNAYWYLSPFRDEKTASFKVSKKENLWYDYAIKEGGDLVELVKRMYNKQSVSDALAYLASKSIATVDKAIETAIAAKEYTTTKMNDVKLLPLSNHSLLSYFSSRRIDITIGRMYCREIHYKVEQKHYYGIAFGNLSEGHEVRNPYFKGCIGHKDITLLAHTFNEWQNGCLVFEGFMDFLAYMTLVKQQDRWFVVESPCDYMILNSVANLKQALHYLDRYTHIHCFLDNDQAGRKTVESISNVFEYRVTDESFRYADYKDVNDYLMRKKRTASE; from the coding sequence ATGAATATTGAACAATCGAAGAAACTGAGCATTATAGACTTCTTAGACAAGGAGAATGTAACGCTGAAAAAGAAGAAGGGCAATGCCTACTGGTATCTGTCACCCTTCAGGGACGAGAAGACCGCATCGTTCAAGGTCAGCAAGAAGGAGAACCTGTGGTACGACTACGCCATTAAGGAGGGCGGTGACCTTGTGGAGCTGGTAAAGCGTATGTATAACAAACAATCCGTTTCCGATGCCCTTGCCTACCTTGCGTCCAAGAGTATTGCCACTGTGGATAAGGCAATCGAGACCGCTATCGCAGCCAAGGAATACACGACAACCAAGATGAACGATGTGAAGCTGCTCCCACTGAGCAACCATTCTCTGCTGTCCTATTTCAGTAGCCGACGGATAGACATCACCATTGGCAGGATGTATTGCAGGGAGATACACTACAAGGTTGAGCAAAAACATTACTATGGCATTGCCTTTGGCAATCTGAGTGAAGGACATGAGGTGCGCAATCCCTATTTCAAGGGCTGCATCGGGCATAAGGACATCACCCTGCTTGCCCATACGTTCAACGAGTGGCAAAACGGTTGTCTGGTCTTTGAGGGCTTCATGGACTTCCTTGCTTATATGACCCTCGTTAAACAGCAAGACCGATGGTTTGTCGTTGAAAGCCCTTGCGACTATATGATACTGAACTCAGTCGCCAACCTCAAACAGGCATTGCATTACCTTGACCGTTACACCCACATCCATTGCTTCCTCGACAACGACCAGGCAGGACGCAAGACGGTTGAGAGCATCAGCAATGTATTCGAGTACAGGGTGACGGACGAGTCCTTCAGATATGCCGACTACAAGGATGTCAACGACTATCTGATGAGGAAGAAACGAACGGCATCTGAATGA
- a CDS encoding metallophosphoesterase, translating to MTNMKIQYASDLHLEFADNWRYLKAHPLEVTGDILLLAGDIGYLGDDNYSKHPFWDWASENYKEVHCCMGNHEFYKYYDVATLPDGYLLEVRPNVFSHYNGIARIGDTDIILSTLWSRIPLEDAYFTEQVISDFRRILYKGELMTHAQFNAEHERCLTFIKDAVAYSQAAHKIVVTHHVPSFRMLHPKFQGSKANVAFTVELEDYITDSGIDYWIYGHSHTNIDARIGNTQCLSNQLGYVFSNEHQDFSHGKYLTI from the coding sequence ATGACCAATATGAAGATACAATACGCATCCGACCTGCATCTGGAGTTTGCCGACAATTGGCGGTATCTGAAAGCCCACCCCTTGGAGGTGACGGGCGACATACTGCTGCTTGCCGGCGACATCGGCTATCTCGGCGATGACAACTACTCCAAGCATCCCTTTTGGGACTGGGCATCGGAGAACTACAAGGAGGTGCATTGCTGCATGGGCAACCATGAGTTCTACAAATATTATGATGTGGCGACACTGCCCGACGGCTATCTCTTGGAGGTACGTCCCAATGTATTCAGCCACTACAACGGTATTGCGAGGATTGGCGACACCGACATCATCCTCTCCACCCTTTGGTCGAGGATTCCTTTGGAGGACGCTTACTTCACCGAGCAAGTGATAAGCGACTTCCGCCGTATATTATATAAAGGTGAGCTGATGACCCATGCCCAATTCAATGCTGAGCATGAACGTTGCCTCACCTTTATCAAGGATGCAGTGGCATATTCGCAAGCAGCCCATAAGATTGTTGTCACCCATCATGTACCATCGTTCCGTATGCTCCACCCAAAGTTTCAAGGCAGCAAGGCAAACGTGGCGTTCACCGTAGAGTTGGAGGACTATATCACCGATAGCGGCATAGACTATTGGATATACGGACATTCGCACACCAACATCGATGCCAGGATAGGCAACACCCAATGCTTGTCCAACCAGTTGGGCTATGTTTTCTCTAACGAACATCAGGACTTCTCCCATGGCAAGTACCTGACCATATAG
- a CDS encoding DUF4134 domain-containing protein: protein MMSKTRSAFLSLYAALTPALASAKCGNVDYSWGADALASAHDYAVTMMLYIVYLCYAVAGIVVIVSALQIYIKMNTGEEGVKKNIMMLVGACLFLIGATIVFPAFFGYQI, encoded by the coding sequence ATGATGTCAAAAACAAGAAGTGCATTTCTATCATTATATGCCGCTTTAACCCCAGCTCTGGCCAGTGCTAAGTGTGGCAACGTGGACTACAGCTGGGGAGCGGACGCACTTGCGAGTGCCCATGACTATGCCGTGACGATGATGCTCTATATCGTTTATCTGTGCTATGCAGTGGCGGGCATCGTGGTCATAGTCAGCGCCTTGCAGATATATATAAAGATGAATACGGGCGAAGAAGGAGTGAAGAAGAACATCATGATGCTGGTGGGAGCCTGCCTGTTCCTCATAGGAGCGACCATCGTCTTCCCCGCTTTCTTCGGTTATCAGATTTGA
- a CDS encoding DUF4134 domain-containing protein, which yields MFERINKKVKGFFSSQRMKTLALMLLVGTTAAMAQNAAGDYSAGTTALTTVTEEIAKYVPIVVKLCYAIAGVVAIVGAISVYIAMNNEEQDVKKKIMMVVGACIFLIAAAQALPLFFGIGG from the coding sequence ATGTTTGAAAGGATTAACAAGAAGGTGAAGGGATTCTTCTCTTCACAGCGCATGAAAACGCTCGCCCTGATGTTGCTTGTCGGCACCACCGCAGCAATGGCACAGAACGCAGCCGGCGACTACTCGGCAGGAACGACCGCGCTTACCACAGTGACGGAGGAGATTGCCAAGTATGTACCTATCGTGGTGAAGCTCTGCTATGCCATTGCAGGTGTCGTTGCAATTGTCGGAGCCATAAGCGTTTACATCGCCATGAACAACGAGGAACAGGACGTGAAAAAGAAGATCATGATGGTCGTCGGCGCATGTATTTTCCTCATTGCAGCAGCCCAGGCACTGCCTCTGTTCTTCGGCATTGGAGGTTAA
- a CDS encoding DUF4133 domain-containing protein: MADTKQERFPDYPIFKGLQRPLEFFGLQGRYIYWAAATAGGAVAGFILGYCIFGFVAGLVLLVLAVAVGGVLIVMKQRKGLHSKKSDNGIFIYAYSKKV; the protein is encoded by the coding sequence ATGGCAGATACAAAGCAAGAGCGTTTTCCGGATTATCCCATTTTCAAGGGACTGCAACGTCCATTGGAGTTCTTCGGGTTGCAGGGACGCTACATCTACTGGGCGGCAGCCACCGCAGGAGGAGCCGTTGCGGGTTTCATCCTCGGCTACTGCATCTTCGGTTTCGTGGCAGGACTCGTGCTGCTAGTCCTCGCCGTAGCTGTCGGTGGCGTTCTCATCGTCATGAAGCAGCGCAAGGGCTTGCACAGCAAGAAGAGTGACAACGGCATATTCATCTATGCCTATTCAAAGAAAGTGTAA
- a CDS encoding helix-turn-helix domain-containing protein: protein MNTTTRIPIVLMSVEETAQAVSISVKTVRSLIRQGRLRAVNLGTRMTRIYLQDLLEIAKEQGYRVVLPSSLSLEGTTPKKAQRLKDAETGSANKLAKCRKTPKAGEIAPDGVSHDTHYTMAEVLSTFDIKYGRFYEVRNRYQLQSVHAWGTTCFKKEDVERVIGLYNEEQGKNISDDWYTCFDIMKLYGLGKTQVRRFAETHGVRIRKFKGGRANYYLKADWEAARKKAEKQSASTKAKRK, encoded by the coding sequence ATGAATACAACAACTCGCATTCCAATCGTGCTGATGTCCGTTGAGGAAACAGCACAGGCAGTAAGCATCAGCGTCAAGACAGTACGCAGCCTTATTCGCCAAGGCAGACTCAGAGCCGTAAATTTGGGTACGCGCATGACAAGAATCTATTTACAAGACCTCCTTGAAATAGCCAAGGAACAAGGTTATCGGGTGGTTCTCCCTTCTTCCCTATCGTTGGAAGGGACAACTCCCAAGAAGGCACAAAGGTTGAAAGATGCCGAAACAGGTTCAGCCAACAAGTTGGCAAAGTGTCGCAAGACCCCCAAGGCTGGGGAGATAGCACCTGATGGAGTAAGCCACGACACCCATTACACGATGGCAGAGGTGTTGAGCACCTTTGATATTAAGTATGGCAGATTCTATGAAGTCCGCAACCGCTACCAACTACAATCAGTCCACGCATGGGGAACGACCTGCTTCAAGAAAGAAGATGTGGAGAGGGTCATCGGACTTTACAATGAAGAACAGGGAAAGAACATTTCCGATGACTGGTACACCTGCTTCGACATTATGAAGCTCTACGGATTGGGCAAGACACAGGTACGCAGATTTGCAGAAACTCATGGAGTGAGAATCCGTAAATTCAAAGGTGGAAGAGCCAACTACTATCTAAAAGCAGACTGGGAGGCTGCACGCAAGAAGGCAGAGAAACAAAGTGCTTCAACCAAGGCTAAGCGGAAGTGA